A stretch of DNA from Candidatus Schekmanbacteria bacterium:
CCATATACCAGCCAAATGAAATGAAGGTCCACAGTGATATTGACAGATATGACTTGATGAAACGAGTTGAATATCTTTCCATTCCTCAAAACAAGATCATCAGGATTTTTAAAGGGATTTATATTGCTATCAAAAATTTTTATAGAAGACCATATCAGATTTTAAATTCTCTAAATTTTCTAAAATATGGGAAAGAATCTCTTTCTTTGAATCATCTGTATAGAATAATTCCTTTTTTGGATGAGTCTTTTGACATAATACACTGTCATTTTGGCACGATTGGTATTATGGGGCTTTTCCTCAAAGAATCAGGAATTTCGGGAAAACTTGTCACGAGTTTTCATGGTTATGACATCAATTGTTATCCCAAGACGGCTGGTATGGATGTTTATAAGAATCTTTTCCGAAAGGGAGATTTTTTTACAGCTAATACAAGTTTTATCAGAAATAAGGCGATTGCCCTTGGTTGTGATGAGAAGAAGATTTCTATTCTTCCAATGGGAATCAGGACTGAAAGATTTCAACTTTGTGAAAAGAAAAATAAAAAAAAGGGAGACGAGCTGCTTATCTTGACTGTAGGCAGATTGGTTGAGGAAAAAGGGCATAGATATGCTCTCGAAGCATTGGCAAAGCTTAGAGGAAAATATAAAAATGTCAAATACATTATTGCAGGTGATGGCCCGCTGAAAAAGGATTTGGAGAATCTTGCTGGAAATTTGGGGATGAGCGATGCAGTGGTTTTTTTGGGTTTAGTAAGCGATGAGAAGATAATAGACTGTTATAATTCTGCAGACATTTTTCTTTTTCCCAGTATTGTTTCAGCCGATGGTGCAGAGGAAGGGCAAGGGCTTGTATTGGTTGAGGCGCAGGCAGCAGGACTTCCGGTCGTTGCAACCTCTATTGGCGGGATTCCAGAAACTGTTAATGTGGACAAATCCGCATATCTTGTGCCGGAAAAAGATTCAGATGCTTTGGCAGAAAAGATTGTTCACCTCATAGAAGATCCAGAAAAAAGAATGAAGATGGGAGAAGAAGGCAGATGCTATGTCAAGGAAAAGTACGATATTACGAATCTTAGCAAACAATTAATTGGTATATATCAAAAGCTATTATCTTAGACGGGGACACAATGTATTTAAATGGACGCAATGGCGAAATTGGATCTAATATAAAAAGCCAATCAATCACAGGCGTCAGATGGTCAGGGATTGCCCAAGCAGGAAGGCAGATAGCGCAGTTAATCACTACAATTGTATTGGCGCGGCTTTTGGCTCCATCGGAGTTTGGTTTAATCAGCATGGCAATTGTCGTAATTGGATTTATCTCCATTTTTAAAGATCTCGGTACATCTGCAGCTGTCATTCAGAGAAGAGAATTATCAGATGAACTTCTCTCAAGCATCTTTTGGATAAATACTGGCTTTGGAACTTTTTCGATGCTATTGGTTTTTTTGGGAGCTCCATTGGGTGCTATGCTTTATAATAATCCACAAGTTACACCTGTTCTACAAGCCCTATCGCTCGGTTTTTTTATTTCAGGCTTTACAATATTACATCAAGCTCTTCTTGAGCGGTCTCTCTCTTTTGGTACTTTGGCAAAGATAGAGCTTGCCGCAGTACTAAGCGGTTCGATTGCAGGTATAG
This window harbors:
- a CDS encoding colanic acid biosynthesis glycosyltransferase WcaL, whose protein sequence is IYQPNEMKVHSDIDRYDLMKRVEYLSIPQNKIIRIFKGIYIAIKNFYRRPYQILNSLNFLKYGKESLSLNHLYRIIPFLDESFDIIHCHFGTIGIMGLFLKESGISGKLVTSFHGYDINCYPKTAGMDVYKNLFRKGDFFTANTSFIRNKAIALGCDEKKISILPMGIRTERFQLCEKKNKKKGDELLILTVGRLVEEKGHRYALEALAKLRGKYKNVKYIIAGDGPLKKDLENLAGNLGMSDAVVFLGLVSDEKIIDCYNSADIFLFPSIVSADGAEEGQGLVLVEAQAAGLPVVATSIGGIPETVNVDKSAYLVPEKDSDALAEKIVHLIEDPEKRMKMGEEGRCYVKEKYDITNLSKQLIGIYQKLLS